A single window of Chitinophaga sp. XS-30 DNA harbors:
- a CDS encoding SusC/RagA family TonB-linked outer membrane protein codes for MKQTLPLWLLLTMGFTSVAQEPAKTDTTIRKLLDEVVITGYNTATRKQYTGAVSTVGAEHINDVPMASFDQMLQGRVPGLYVASGSGQPGAPARILIRGQATKGGLVSPLYVVDGIAVESGVFMTMNPADFATVSVLKDANATALYGSRGANGVILITTKRGKAGDIRLSFNTQHGISMPTRARFNMMNAQERLQFEEEIGLETGRNIGAGWRFSALNPANAALPDDEKARYAGILDSLRNINTQWDEVFLRHSAPFHEYELNASGGSDAIRFYSSANYYQQEGIALRSGIERYSFRTNLDVKAERFTAAINMAVGYSKNDLIENENFSSATNTFAAVYYALPYEQPYVNGQLVHSGNKARFGGTYDTREGSDALERVQNTTYQVNQLKGALTTNLRYNFTDFLYASANLGLDYRDNAETRTIRPGSYSGGLPAVPGRQGSHREESARYYQFTATSGLTFNRTFRQVHDLTVAGFYEFNRMKSSVYNFTGYGITPGLAGTVSGITQGSALNGFIPTVGGGKTGSALASLVGLARYVYDDKYTLNLTFRRDGSSTVPKKNRWHNFYSIGAGYDIKKEAFLQPLNWLNTLRLRSSYGTSASPFAGNFAYTSGYGGTRYDGMPAIAPISVGNEDYDWEYTKMLNIGIDILLLHDRIRLIADWYNRRTEGVFVDEQLSQTSGFSSRTINAGVIRNRGIELDLSGDIIRNQTFTLSAGFNFAYNKNRVLSLGKANEFTQGASIVRVGLPVNSHYVQKWGGVDPQTGKTMYYDKEGNLTNVYSPATMSVAGFGTWDPPYTGGFFTRASWKGFTADVLFSFAQDFYRYNSEEYYILNSNQFVTSNQSRKWLNRWRKPGDITDQPGIYGNAHLHFPRCAGCFVCPSP; via the coding sequence ATGAAACAAACGCTACCCTTATGGCTTTTACTGACCATGGGCTTTACCAGCGTTGCGCAAGAGCCGGCAAAAACAGATACCACCATCCGCAAACTGTTGGATGAAGTGGTGATCACCGGCTACAACACTGCCACGCGCAAGCAATACACCGGCGCTGTATCCACTGTTGGCGCGGAGCACATCAATGATGTGCCGATGGCTTCATTCGACCAGATGCTGCAGGGCCGCGTACCGGGCCTGTATGTTGCTTCGGGCAGCGGGCAACCGGGCGCTCCCGCCAGGATACTCATCCGCGGGCAAGCCACCAAAGGCGGCCTTGTATCTCCCTTATATGTAGTGGACGGCATTGCCGTGGAAAGCGGTGTCTTCATGACCATGAACCCCGCGGATTTTGCCACTGTCAGCGTATTGAAAGATGCGAATGCAACGGCGTTATACGGCTCCCGTGGCGCCAACGGCGTGATCCTGATCACCACCAAAAGAGGCAAGGCCGGAGATATCAGGCTTTCTTTCAACACCCAGCATGGTATATCCATGCCTACCCGCGCCCGCTTTAACATGATGAATGCACAGGAGCGGCTGCAATTCGAAGAAGAAATAGGCCTCGAAACCGGCCGCAATATCGGCGCGGGCTGGCGCTTCTCAGCGCTTAATCCGGCTAACGCAGCCCTTCCTGACGATGAAAAGGCACGATATGCGGGCATACTGGACAGCCTGCGGAATATCAATACGCAATGGGATGAAGTTTTCCTCCGGCATTCGGCTCCCTTTCACGAATATGAGCTCAACGCATCCGGCGGATCGGACGCCATCCGCTTTTATTCTTCCGCCAACTACTATCAGCAGGAAGGCATTGCATTGCGTTCGGGCATTGAACGTTACAGCTTCCGCACCAATCTGGATGTAAAAGCGGAACGCTTTACCGCTGCCATCAATATGGCGGTCGGTTATTCAAAGAACGACCTGATCGAGAACGAAAATTTTTCTTCCGCCACCAATACTTTTGCCGCGGTATATTATGCCTTGCCTTATGAACAGCCTTATGTGAACGGCCAATTGGTGCATTCAGGGAATAAAGCCCGTTTTGGTGGAACATACGATACCCGCGAAGGGTCTGATGCGCTGGAAAGAGTGCAAAACACCACTTACCAGGTGAACCAGCTCAAGGGTGCGCTGACCACCAATCTGCGGTATAATTTCACCGACTTCCTGTATGCCTCTGCCAATCTCGGTCTGGATTACCGGGACAATGCGGAAACCCGCACCATCCGCCCCGGCTCTTACAGCGGAGGCTTGCCTGCAGTGCCGGGGAGGCAGGGTTCCCATCGCGAGGAATCTGCCCGCTATTACCAGTTCACCGCCACCAGCGGCCTGACCTTCAACCGGACCTTCCGCCAGGTGCATGACCTTACCGTGGCCGGTTTTTATGAGTTCAACCGGATGAAATCTTCCGTGTACAACTTCACCGGTTATGGGATCACACCCGGGCTGGCCGGCACCGTTTCAGGCATTACGCAAGGCTCTGCCCTGAACGGTTTCATCCCCACTGTGGGCGGCGGCAAAACAGGTTCCGCACTGGCTTCCCTTGTGGGCCTGGCCCGTTATGTGTATGATGATAAATATACCCTCAACCTTACTTTCCGCCGGGACGGCTCTTCCACGGTTCCCAAAAAGAACCGCTGGCATAACTTTTACTCCATCGGCGCGGGATACGATATCAAAAAGGAAGCTTTCCTGCAACCGCTGAACTGGCTGAATACATTGCGCCTGCGCAGCAGCTACGGCACTTCGGCCTCTCCTTTTGCGGGTAACTTTGCCTACACCTCCGGCTACGGCGGCACCCGGTATGACGGTATGCCGGCTATCGCTCCGATATCTGTTGGCAATGAAGACTACGACTGGGAATATACAAAGATGCTGAACATCGGCATCGATATCCTGTTGCTGCATGACCGCATCCGTTTGATCGCAGACTGGTACAACCGGCGTACCGAGGGCGTTTTCGTGGATGAACAGCTTTCGCAGACCAGCGGGTTTTCCTCCCGTACCATTAATGCCGGCGTGATCCGTAACCGTGGCATTGAACTGGACTTGAGCGGGGACATCATCAGGAATCAAACGTTCACCCTCTCTGCCGGCTTTAACTTCGCCTACAACAAAAACCGTGTGCTGAGCCTCGGCAAAGCCAATGAATTCACGCAAGGCGCCAGTATTGTTCGTGTAGGGCTTCCCGTTAATTCCCACTATGTACAGAAATGGGGCGGGGTAGATCCTCAAACGGGCAAGACGATGTATTATGACAAGGAAGGCAATCTGACCAACGTGTACAGTCCGGCTACGATGAGCGTTGCCGGGTTCGGCACCTGGGACCCTCCCTACACCGGTGGTTTCTTCACCCGTGCGTCCTGGAAGGGCTTCACGGCTGATGTGCTCTTCAGCTTCGCACAGGATTTCTACCGGTACAATTCGGAAGAATATTACATCCTCAACAGCAACCAGTTCGTGACCAGCAACCAGTCACGCAAGTGGCTGAACCGCTGGCGGAAACCGGGCGATATTACGGATCAGCCGGGCATTTACGGAAACGCGCACCTTCACTTCCCGCGATGTGCAGGATGCTTCGTATGTCCGTCTCCGTAA
- a CDS encoding RagB/SusD family nutrient uptake outer membrane protein, with protein MPLADRAEFPEIWLDRSNAEVVWKLKREAQDAKFGDFYRDGSNRVLFAPSFKLIAAFDAVNDVRFNAYVKDLAAGEPVRRWTVNKYTGGQAALVNLADIKLFRVAEMYLIRAEAYAAKGVTGLVPGTKDLNDLCAERIDGYLPQTFATSAALVDAVLLERYRELAFEGHRYFDLRRKGRNVERWPEDVIQAPTALTLTPDDRGYYIPIPVRERQANENISEHPKYE; from the coding sequence ATGCCGCTGGCAGACAGAGCGGAATTCCCGGAGATCTGGCTGGACCGGTCCAATGCCGAAGTGGTGTGGAAACTGAAGCGGGAAGCACAGGATGCCAAGTTCGGTGACTTCTATCGTGATGGTTCCAACAGGGTGCTGTTTGCGCCATCATTCAAACTGATCGCTGCGTTTGATGCGGTAAACGATGTACGGTTCAATGCGTATGTGAAAGATCTGGCGGCGGGTGAACCGGTACGGCGGTGGACAGTTAACAAATACACCGGCGGCCAGGCAGCCCTTGTCAACCTGGCGGATATCAAGCTTTTCCGTGTGGCGGAAATGTACCTGATCCGTGCGGAAGCCTATGCAGCAAAAGGCGTAACCGGCCTGGTGCCGGGAACAAAAGACCTGAACGATCTCTGCGCGGAGCGCATCGATGGTTACCTGCCGCAGACCTTTGCAACATCTGCGGCCCTTGTGGATGCCGTATTGCTGGAACGTTACCGGGAACTGGCGTTTGAAGGGCACCGGTATTTTGATCTCCGCCGTAAAGGCCGCAATGTGGAAAGATGGCCGGAGGATGTAATTCAGGCGCCCACGGCACTGACACTCACGCCGGATGACAGGGGATATTACATTCCTATCCCGGTACGGGAGAGACAGGCGAACGAGAACATTTCCGAACATCCGAAATATGAATAG